In one window of Kitasatospora sp. MMS16-BH015 DNA:
- the aspA gene encoding aspartate ammonia-lyase, which yields MSSAAHRSEHDLLGHRDVPAEAYWGVHTLRAKENFPISGTPISAYPHLIDALAAVKEAAALANEELGLLEPAKAAAIVEACREIRDGRLHDQFVVDVIQGGAGTSTNMNANEVVANRALELLGHARGEYQHLHPNEDVNLGQSTNDVYPTAVKIATVFAVRGLLEAMAVLQGAFAAKAVEFRDVLKMGRTQLQDAVPMTLGQEFSAYAVMIDEDRSRLAEAVELIQEINLGATAIGTGLNAPAGYAESARRHLAGITGLPLVTAADLVEATQDCGAFVQMSGVLKRVAVKLSKTCNDLRLLSSGPRAGLNEINLPPVQAGSSIMPGKVNPVIPEVVNQVAFEVIGNDVTVTMAAEAGQLQLNAFEPVILHSLSKSITHLERACLTLAERCVAGITANEAQLRAAVENSIGLVTALNPHIGYEAATAIAKEALASGCGVAELVLEKGLLPAERLQALLRPEVLAGSGSPQL from the coding sequence ATGAGCTCAGCAGCCCACCGCAGCGAACACGACCTGCTCGGCCACCGCGACGTACCCGCCGAGGCGTACTGGGGCGTGCACACCCTGCGCGCCAAGGAGAACTTCCCCATCTCGGGGACGCCGATCTCCGCGTACCCGCACCTGATCGACGCCCTCGCCGCCGTCAAGGAGGCCGCGGCCCTCGCCAACGAGGAACTCGGCCTGCTTGAGCCGGCGAAGGCCGCCGCGATCGTCGAGGCCTGCCGCGAGATCCGCGACGGCAGGCTGCACGACCAGTTCGTCGTCGACGTCATCCAGGGCGGCGCCGGCACCTCGACGAACATGAACGCCAACGAGGTCGTCGCCAACCGGGCGCTGGAACTGCTCGGCCACGCCCGGGGCGAGTACCAGCACCTGCACCCGAACGAGGACGTCAACCTCGGCCAGTCCACCAACGACGTCTACCCGACCGCCGTCAAGATCGCCACGGTCTTCGCCGTGCGCGGTCTGCTCGAGGCGATGGCCGTGCTCCAGGGCGCCTTCGCCGCCAAGGCCGTCGAGTTCCGCGACGTCCTGAAGATGGGCCGCACCCAGCTCCAGGACGCGGTGCCGATGACGCTGGGGCAGGAGTTCTCGGCGTACGCGGTCATGATCGACGAGGACCGCAGCCGGCTGGCGGAGGCCGTCGAGCTGATCCAGGAGATCAACCTCGGCGCCACGGCGATCGGTACCGGCCTCAACGCCCCGGCCGGGTACGCCGAGTCGGCCCGCCGCCACCTGGCCGGGATCACCGGCCTTCCGCTGGTGACGGCCGCCGACCTGGTCGAGGCCACCCAGGACTGCGGCGCCTTCGTGCAGATGTCCGGCGTGCTCAAGCGGGTCGCCGTCAAGCTCTCCAAGACCTGCAACGACCTCAGGCTGCTGTCCTCCGGGCCGCGTGCGGGCCTGAACGAGATCAACCTGCCACCGGTGCAGGCCGGTTCGAGCATCATGCCCGGCAAGGTCAACCCGGTGATCCCCGAGGTCGTCAACCAGGTCGCCTTCGAGGTGATCGGCAACGACGTCACCGTCACCATGGCCGCGGAGGCGGGCCAGCTCCAGCTGAACGCCTTCGAGCCGGTCATCCTGCACTCCCTCTCCAAGAGCATCACGCACCTGGAGCGCGCCTGCCTGACCCTCGCCGAGCGGTGCGTCGCCGGGATCACGGCGAACGAGGCGCAGCTGCGGGCGGCCGTGGAGAACTCCATCGGCCTGGTCACCGCCCTCAACCCCCACATCGGCTACGAGGCGGCCACCGCCATCGCCAAGGAGGCCCTCGCCAGCGGGTGCGGCGTCGCCGAACTCGTGCTGGAGAAGGGCCTGTTGCCGGCCGAGCGGCTGCAGGCACTGCTGCGGCCCGAGGTGCTCGCGGGCAGCGGTTCGCCGCAGCTCTGA
- a CDS encoding asparaginase: MYGSSIAPASSPAQAQARPPVIREPRHAPVAQLVRGGVVEGVHYGSVVILGADSAVELQLGDIEGAFYPRSALKPLQAVAMVRAGLPLDGELLALTAASHSGEARHLAGTRRILELAGAGEDDLRNIPDLPYDPVVRDTWVREGRLPSRLAQNCSGKHAAMLHTCALNGWSPKDYLDPAHPLQRAIAETVEDLTGQAIAQVTVDGCGAPLFAVSLHGLARAAARITTAPAGTPEARVADAMREHAEMASGSGRDVAALMRAVPGLLTKDGFEGVQVAALPDGRAVAVKISDGANRARVPVVAAALARAGVDPAALAELAGEPLLGGGRPVGAVRPVPALDPRTPTYL; the protein is encoded by the coding sequence CTGTACGGAAGTTCGATAGCCCCGGCTTCGTCTCCGGCTCAGGCTCAGGCTCGACCGCCGGTGATCCGGGAGCCCCGCCACGCGCCGGTCGCCCAGCTCGTCCGCGGTGGAGTCGTCGAAGGCGTCCACTACGGCTCGGTCGTCATCCTCGGTGCCGACTCGGCCGTGGAACTCCAACTCGGTGACATCGAAGGCGCTTTCTACCCGCGCTCGGCGCTCAAGCCGTTGCAGGCGGTGGCGATGGTACGGGCGGGGCTGCCGCTCGACGGGGAGCTGCTGGCCCTGACCGCGGCCAGCCACTCCGGCGAGGCCCGGCACCTCGCCGGCACCCGTCGCATCCTGGAGCTGGCCGGGGCCGGCGAGGACGACCTGCGCAACATCCCGGACCTTCCCTACGACCCCGTCGTGCGCGACACCTGGGTGCGCGAGGGGCGCCTGCCGTCCCGACTCGCGCAGAACTGCTCCGGCAAGCACGCGGCCATGCTCCACACCTGCGCGCTCAACGGCTGGTCGCCCAAGGACTACCTCGACCCCGCCCATCCGCTCCAGCGGGCCATCGCCGAGACCGTCGAGGACCTCACCGGGCAGGCGATCGCCCAGGTCACCGTCGACGGTTGCGGCGCACCCCTGTTCGCGGTCTCGCTGCACGGGCTCGCCCGTGCGGCGGCCCGGATCACCACCGCGCCGGCCGGCACCCCGGAGGCCCGGGTGGCCGACGCGATGCGCGAGCACGCCGAGATGGCCTCGGGGTCGGGGCGCGACGTGGCCGCGCTGATGCGCGCGGTGCCCGGGCTGCTCACCAAGGACGGCTTCGAGGGCGTCCAGGTCGCCGCCCTGCCGGACGGCCGGGCCGTCGCCGTGAAGATCTCCGACGGGGCGAACCGGGCGCGCGTACCGGTCGTCGCCGCCGCCCTCGCCCGCGCCGGCGTCGACCCGGCGGCGCTCGCCGAGCTCGCGGGTGAACCGCTGCTCGGCGGCGGCCGGCCGGTCGGCGCCGTCCGACCGGTCCCCGCGCTCGACCCGCGCACCCCCACGTACCTCTGA
- a CDS encoding amino acid permease — MSEQSLQEESAQADTRTSSGHVDAGDAGYSKSLKSRHVNMIAIGGAIGTGLFLGAGGRLADAGPSLFVAYAVCGVFAFLVVRALGELVLYRPSSGAFVSYAREFLGEKGAYTAGWMYFLNWVTTGIADITAVATYTHYWGLFSDIPQWVIALVALAVVLTVNLISVKIFGEMEFWFAIIKVSALLIFMAIAVFLLVTRHPVDGTTPGPSLITDHGGVFPNGVLPMLLIIQGVVFAYASVELVGVAAGETENPEKILPKAINSIMWRVGLFYVGSVVLLSMLLPWDKYSAGQSPFVTVLSHIGVPAAGAVMNLVVLTAAMSSLNSGLYSTGRILRSMAMSGSAPKFTGVMSRTQVPYGGILLTSGICVLGVGLNYVVPADAFEIVLNFAAIGILSTWGMIMICHLLFWRKTQAGELSRPSYRLPGSPWTEIVTLGFLLSVFVLMYADGGAGRTTVLCVPLIAAALVAGWYGVRGRVARAKSSKVNG; from the coding sequence GTGAGCGAGCAGTCCCTGCAGGAAGAGTCCGCCCAGGCGGACACCCGCACCTCGTCCGGTCACGTCGACGCCGGTGACGCGGGATACAGCAAGTCCCTCAAGTCCCGGCACGTCAACATGATCGCCATCGGCGGTGCCATCGGCACCGGCCTGTTCCTCGGCGCGGGCGGCCGTCTCGCCGACGCCGGCCCCTCCCTCTTCGTCGCGTACGCGGTCTGCGGCGTCTTCGCCTTCCTCGTCGTCCGGGCCCTCGGCGAACTCGTCCTCTACCGGCCCTCCTCCGGCGCGTTCGTCAGTTACGCCCGGGAGTTCCTCGGTGAGAAGGGCGCGTACACCGCGGGCTGGATGTACTTCCTCAACTGGGTGACCACCGGCATCGCCGACATCACCGCCGTGGCCACCTACACCCACTACTGGGGCCTGTTCTCCGACATCCCGCAGTGGGTGATCGCGCTCGTCGCCCTGGCCGTGGTCCTCACCGTGAACCTCATCTCGGTGAAGATCTTCGGCGAGATGGAGTTCTGGTTCGCCATCATCAAGGTCAGCGCCCTGCTGATCTTCATGGCGATCGCCGTCTTCCTGCTGGTCACCCGGCACCCGGTCGACGGCACCACCCCCGGCCCGTCGCTGATCACCGACCACGGCGGGGTCTTCCCCAACGGCGTGCTGCCGATGCTGCTGATCATCCAGGGCGTCGTCTTCGCCTACGCCTCCGTCGAGTTGGTGGGCGTCGCGGCGGGCGAGACCGAGAACCCCGAGAAGATCCTGCCGAAGGCGATCAACTCGATCATGTGGCGGGTCGGCCTGTTCTACGTCGGCTCGGTCGTCCTGCTGTCGATGCTGCTGCCCTGGGACAAGTACTCTGCGGGCCAGAGCCCGTTCGTGACGGTCCTCTCCCACATCGGCGTCCCGGCGGCGGGTGCCGTGATGAACCTGGTCGTGCTCACCGCGGCCATGTCCTCGCTCAACTCCGGCCTGTACTCCACCGGGCGCATCCTGCGCTCGATGGCGATGTCCGGCTCGGCGCCGAAGTTCACCGGCGTGATGAGCCGCACCCAGGTCCCCTACGGCGGCATCCTGCTCACCAGCGGCATCTGCGTCCTCGGGGTGGGCCTCAACTACGTCGTCCCGGCGGACGCGTTCGAGATCGTGCTCAACTTCGCGGCGATCGGCATCCTGTCCACCTGGGGCATGATCATGATCTGTCACCTGCTGTTCTGGCGGAAGACGCAGGCGGGCGAACTCTCCCGGCCGAGCTACCGGCTGCCCGGCTCCCCGTGGACCGAGATCGTCACGCTCGGCTTTCTGCTCTCCGTGTTCGTCCTGATGTACGCCGACGGCGGCGCCGGCCGCACCACCGTGCTGTGCGTGCCGCTGATCGCCGCCGCCCTGGTGGCCGGCTGGTACGGCGTACGCGGGCGGGTCGCCCGGGCGAAGTCCTCCAAGGTGAACGGGTGA
- a CDS encoding FadR/GntR family transcriptional regulator, which translates to MEAVLTHLRHAIERGDYVIGDKLPSEAELCRTLEVSRPVLREALRALQTMGLTVSKTGKGTFVIASTVEDPTFGDYAASDLLEVRRHVEIPVAGYAALRRTAENLDHLAHLLDRMEQETDTTAWVAMDTLFHLAVAEAAQNPVFRRIIEEIRDALARQSAFLNDLGGRREQSNREHRAIVEALVDGSQHDAVAAMAHHLDCVETTLTDIVRPGRTDILTEGRSEA; encoded by the coding sequence ATGGAAGCGGTCCTCACCCACCTCCGCCACGCCATCGAGCGCGGCGATTACGTGATCGGTGACAAGCTCCCCTCCGAGGCGGAGCTCTGCCGCACCCTGGAGGTCAGCCGCCCGGTGCTGCGCGAGGCCCTGCGGGCCCTGCAGACCATGGGGCTGACCGTCTCCAAGACGGGGAAGGGCACCTTCGTCATCGCCAGCACCGTCGAGGACCCCACCTTCGGCGACTACGCGGCCAGCGACCTGCTGGAGGTGCGCCGACACGTCGAGATCCCGGTCGCCGGCTACGCGGCGCTGCGCCGCACCGCGGAGAACCTCGACCACCTGGCCCACCTGCTGGACCGGATGGAGCAGGAGACCGACACCACCGCGTGGGTCGCGATGGACACGCTCTTCCACCTGGCCGTCGCCGAGGCGGCCCAGAACCCGGTGTTCCGCCGGATCATCGAGGAGATCCGGGACGCACTCGCCCGCCAGTCGGCCTTCCTCAACGATCTCGGAGGCCGGCGGGAGCAGTCCAACCGCGAGCACCGGGCGATCGTCGAGGCGCTGGTGGACGGCTCCCAGCACGACGCGGTCGCGGCCATGGCCCACCACCTCGACTGCGTCGAGACGACCCTCACCGACATCGTGCGCCCCGGGCGCACGGACATCCTCACGGAAGGCAGATCCGAGGCGTGA